The following are encoded in a window of Rosa chinensis cultivar Old Blush chromosome 4, RchiOBHm-V2, whole genome shotgun sequence genomic DNA:
- the LOC112196374 gene encoding transcription factor bHLH137 isoform X2 — MELMGKRSRLSAEGVATEDYVRVKARRGEATDSHSLAERARRAQIRMRMKLLQSLVPGCDKITGKAHILDEIIKYVQLLQNQVESLAAKLAFVDLMLYDCEPNPSGNACVPEGLLPSVPESSSIPFMSFADGGVSHSASLLLKEDQIATLIPQYGRDLLLDLEEQPEAIRQLMHLLSSAN; from the exons ATG GAGCTGATGGGGAAGAGGAGCAGACTTTCTGCTGAAGGAGTCGCAACAGAAGATTATGTTCGTGTCAAGGCAAGGAGGGGTGAAGCAACCGACAGTCACAGTCTAGCGGAAAGG GCAAGAAGAGCGCAAATCCGAATGAGAATGAAACTCTTGCAATCACTTGTTCCTGGATGCGATAAG ATAACTGGAAAGGCTCATATACTGGATGAGATTATCAAATATGTTCAATTGCTACAGAATCAAGTAGAG TCCCTTGCGGCAAAGCTTGCTTTTGTGGATCTCATGCTATACGACTGTGAGCCGAATCCAAGCGGAAATGCATGTGTTCCTGAG GGGCTGTTGCCGTCTGTGCCAGAGTCTAGCTCTATCCCGTTCATGTCTTTTGCAGACGGTGGGGTAAGCCATTCTGCTTCCCTTTTGCTCAAAGAGGATCAAATAGCTACTCTAATCCCTCAG taTGGTAGAGATTTGTTATTGGACCTGGAAGAGCAGCCTGAAGCTATTAGACAGCTTATGCACCTTCTAAGCTCAGCCAATTAG
- the LOC112196374 gene encoding transcription factor bHLH137 isoform X1, which produces MEHQLKELMGKRSRLSAEGVATEDYVRVKARRGEATDSHSLAERARRAQIRMRMKLLQSLVPGCDKITGKAHILDEIIKYVQLLQNQVESLAAKLAFVDLMLYDCEPNPSGNACVPEGLLPSVPESSSIPFMSFADGGVSHSASLLLKEDQIATLIPQYGRDLLLDLEEQPEAIRQLMHLLSSAN; this is translated from the exons ATG GAGCATCAATTGAAGGAGCTGATGGGGAAGAGGAGCAGACTTTCTGCTGAAGGAGTCGCAACAGAAGATTATGTTCGTGTCAAGGCAAGGAGGGGTGAAGCAACCGACAGTCACAGTCTAGCGGAAAGG GCAAGAAGAGCGCAAATCCGAATGAGAATGAAACTCTTGCAATCACTTGTTCCTGGATGCGATAAG ATAACTGGAAAGGCTCATATACTGGATGAGATTATCAAATATGTTCAATTGCTACAGAATCAAGTAGAG TCCCTTGCGGCAAAGCTTGCTTTTGTGGATCTCATGCTATACGACTGTGAGCCGAATCCAAGCGGAAATGCATGTGTTCCTGAG GGGCTGTTGCCGTCTGTGCCAGAGTCTAGCTCTATCCCGTTCATGTCTTTTGCAGACGGTGGGGTAAGCCATTCTGCTTCCCTTTTGCTCAAAGAGGATCAAATAGCTACTCTAATCCCTCAG taTGGTAGAGATTTGTTATTGGACCTGGAAGAGCAGCCTGAAGCTATTAGACAGCTTATGCACCTTCTAAGCTCAGCCAATTAG
- the LOC112197655 gene encoding uncharacterized protein LOC112197655, producing MAAELQPLEATIPAGPTATATSTPSPLITPTATAAIATTTAAAAATATALHSGENPGPQFQLGQKRQRRPSVRLGEIGDQPAATVSIDSHMRRAKYPWKLPKDSSKSVKARSITNLVNGHDSTEIDDRNQNGDGGFEFGSRKIKSKRAATTKRVRSNWISNSKIDEGGDSREEGEGWMSADPDRDSPVRDESPVQSAENEAHNWEEQRRVGGNNWGRGSESRENDAVEADNMPESNWSGVRSWLIELGLSRYTPVFEIHEVDDEVLPMLTLEDLKDMGINAVGSRRKMYSAIQKLRKGFS from the coding sequence ATGGCAGCTGAGTTACAGCCGCTGGAGGCTACAATCCCCGCCGGCCCAACCGCCACCGCCACGTCGACACCGTCACCTCTTATAACCCCAACGGCGACGGCCGCAATAGCAAccacaacagcagcagcagcagcaacagcaacGGCTCTACACTCGGGAGAAAACCCGGGCCCCCAATTCCAACTGGGCCAGAAACGGCAGCGCCGGCCCAGCGTCCGGTTAGGCGAGATCGGCGACCAGCCCGCCGCCACCGTCTCAATCGACTCACACATGCGAAGGGCCAAGTACCCCTGGAAGCTCCCGAAGGACTCTAGTAAATCCGTCAAGGCCAGGTCGATTACGAACCTCGTCAACGGCCACGATTCGACTGAGATAGATGATCGGAACCAGAACGGCGACGGGGGATTCGAGTTCGGGAGCAGGAAGATCAAGTCGAAGCGGGCGGCGACGACGAAGAGAGTCCGATCGAATTGGATTTCGAATTCGAAGATTGACGAGGGAGGGGATAGCCGGGAGGAGGGGGAGGGGTGGATGAGCGCGGATCCCGATAGGGATAGTCCGGTAAGGGATGAGAGCCCGGTGCAGTCGGCGGAGAACGAGGCGCACAATTGGGAGGAGCAGAGGAGGGTTGGGGGGAATAATTGGGGGAGGGGATCGGAGAGCAGGGAAAACGACGCCGTTGAGGCGGATAATATGCCGGAGTCGAATTGGAGCGGAGTGAGGTCGTGGCTAATAGAGCTGGGGTTGAGTCGGTATACGCCGGTGTTCGAGATACATGAGGTGGATGATGAGGTGTTGCCGATGCTGACATTGGAGGATCTTAAAGATATGGGGATAAACGCCGTGGGATCCAGGCGGAAAATGTACAGTGCTATCCAGAAGCTTCGCAAGGGGTTTTCGTGA
- the LOC112199563 gene encoding putative disease resistance protein At1g50180, which yields MYYKDGRDCSTRNNISPIRTTKELYCICLHFGKESMAEAVVSFVVERLGDFIIQQGKFLYGVSDQVELAQTELQLMKGFLKDADARQSDDETVRIWVAKIREAACDLEDVIEIYALKVACKREGGIKSVLKRFGCMLKEGVDLHKIGAKIRVITTNISDLRLCLQTYNIRELRESTEGVTSVYERQQQLRRTYSHIMDRDVVGGEHERIGCAFGYSGISTRKKDLGKKMLRYCSGNFPEDSDIPVKKLTQLWIAEGFISASYETMEDAAYGYLTELVAASGSSSRDSVRQQQAVAAGTRSSMAEAVVSFVVERIGDFIIQEGKFLYGVWDQVELAQTELQFTKGFLKDADARQGDNETVRICVAKIREAAYDLEDVIEIYALKVACKREGGIKSVLKRFGCMLKEGVDLHKIGGEIGVITTNIYDLRLRLQTNNIRELRESTTQGVTSVYERQQQLRRTYSHIIDRDVVGLEESVRELAVHLVKSGDRHRVVSICGMGGLGKTTLAKQVYHDSEVRQHFDSFAWVCISQRCQVRDVWEDILIKVSALQREEIAKLKDGEIAKKLYLVQQESKCLVVIDDIWSVGTWDTLKAAFPLCEETKSRILLTTRKEEVALHSDRNGFLFRPRPLNDDESWQLLEKIAISGRDEINSGISTRKKDLAKKMLQYCAGLPLAITVLAGLLARKDTVDEWDMVYKNVHTYIGRGKGHEQECSGASWVLALSYDDLPYHLKPCFLYLGNFPEDSDIPVKKLTQLWIAEGFISASHETMEDAAYGYLTELVERCVVQIGEQGSVRKIKSCHLHDLMRDMCLEKAKEENFLQNVNFSHQNRTSVSSSMVTNATATVKVRRLAIYLNSNVDELVPLRNHKDSHLRSLLYFAPVNCILKDEKLVGSLVKNFRLLRVLKFEGMVTSGELPNEIGNMVHLRFLSLWCTQVTRLPSSLGKLICLQTLNLKFCDCNVIPNVIWKMEQLRHLYLPSYWTSHPTFGRWNNTLDRVSSLCSDLTDLSELRNLRKLGIRVTTSLEKLEEILKSISSTLDGIRSLHVFSWLGTNSGTEVTQIVSSCRHIYKLVLNGRTVELPNDLHDFPNLTKITLVHCDLKDNQMAVLEKLPNLKTLCLMEETFEYKNTKTLVFSKGGFPHLECLSLICIREAEDLEVEEGAMPRLRRLYITRCRKLKTIPDGLRYVTSLKKLTVAMPRSFVSRLQVGGEDYYKIEHVPSVVLTSYD from the exons ATGTACTACAAAGACGGAAGAGACTGCTCTACTCGTAACAACATCTCACCAATCAGAACTACCAAAGAACTCTATTGCATTTGTCTCCATTTTGGCAAAGAGAGTATGGCTGAGGCGGTAGTTTCCTTTGTGGTTGAAAGGCTGGGAGACTTCATCATCCAACAAGGgaagttcttgtatggagtcaGCGATCAAGTTGAGCTTGCACAAACTGAGCTACAATTAATGAAGGGTTTCCTCAAAGATGCTGATGCAAGACAAAGTGATGATGAAACTGTTCGTATCTGGGTTGCAAAAATCAGAGAGGCTGCTTGTGATTTGGAAGATGTCATTGAAATCTATGCCTTGAAAGTGGCTTGCAAGAGGGAGGGAGGTATTAAGAGTGTGCTGAAGAGGTTTGGTTGCATGTTGAAGGAAGGAGTTGATCTCCACAAGATTGGGGCGAAAATCCGAGTCATCACCACCAATATTTCTGATCTGAGGTTGTGTTTGCAAACATACAACATTAGAGAACTGAGGGAGAGTACTGAAGGTGTCACTTCTGTGTATGAGAGGCAGCAACAACTCAGGCGAACTTATTCTCATATAATGGATCGTGATGTTGTTGGAGGAGAGCATGAGAGAATTGGCTGTGCGTTTGGTT ATTCTGGAATCTCCACAAGGAAGAAAGATTTAGGAAAGAAGATGCTTCGGTACTGTTCAG GTAATTTTCCTGAAGATTCTGATATACCAGTGAAAAAATTGACTCAATTATGGATAGCAGAAGGTTTTATATCTGCATCATATGAGACAATGGAGGATGCAGCATACGGCTATTTAACTGAGCTGGTAGCAGCAAGCGGCAGCAGCAGCAGGGACAGTGTGCGGCAGCAGCAGGCAGTAGCAGCAGGGACA AGATCGAGTATGGCTGAAGCTGTAGTTTCTTTTGTGGTTGAAAGGATCGGAGACTTCATCATCCAAGAAGGgaagttcttgtatggagtctgGGATCAGGTTGAGCTCGCACAAACTGAGCTACAGTTCACGAAGGGTTTCCTCAAAGATGCTGATGCAAGACAAGGAGATAATGAAACTGTTCGTATCTGCGTTGCAAAAATAAGAGAGGCTGCTTATGATTTGGAAGATGTCATTGAAATCTATGCCTTGAAAGTGGCTTGCAAGAGGGAGGGAGGTATTAAGAGTGTGCTCAAGAGGTTTGGTTGCATGTTGAAGGAAGGAGTTGACCTCCACAAGATTGGGGGGGAAATCGGAGTCATCACCACCAATATTTATGATCTGAGGTTGCGTTTGCAAACTAACAACATTAGAGAACTAAGGGAGAGTACTACTCAAGGTGTCACTTCTGTGTATGAGAGGCAGCAACAACTCAGGCGAACTTATTCTCATATAATTGATCGTGATGTTGTTGGGTTGGAGGAGAGCGTCAGAGAATTGGCTGTGCATTTGGTTAAGAGTGGAGACAGACACCGAGTTGTTTCTATTTGTGGGATGGGGGGGTTGGGGAAAACAACTCTTGCAAAACAGGTGTATCATGATAGTGAAGTTCGGCAGCACTTTGATTCTTTTGCTTGGGTGTGCATATCTCAACGATGTCAAGTGAGAGACGTTTGGGAAGACATCTTGATTAAAGTTTCTGCCCTGCAAAGAGAGGAGATTGCAAAATTGAAGGATGGTGAAATAGCCAAGAAGCTTTATCTTGTGCAACAAGAGAGTAAATGTTTGGTGGTAATTGATGACATATGGAGTGTTGGGACATGGGACACTCTGAAAGCTGCATTTCCTTTGTGTGAGGAAACCAAGAGCAGAATATTACTCACCACTCGCAAGGAAGAAGTAGCTTTGCATTCAGATAGAAATGGTTTCCTCTTCCGGCCTCGACCACTAAATGATGATGAAAGCTGGCAACTATTGGAGAAGATAGCAATATCTGGAAGAGATGAAATAA ATTCTGGAATCTCCACAAGGAAGAAAGATTTAGCAAAGAAGATGCTTCAGTATTGTGCAGGTTTGCCATTAGCCATCACTGTGCTTGCAGGACTTCTTGCAAGAAAGGACACAGTTGATGAGTGGGATATGGTGTATAAAAATGTTCATACATACATTGGAAGAGGCAAAGGCCACGAACAAGAATGCAGCGGTGCATCGTGGGTGTTGGCATTGAGTTATGATGACTTACCATATCACTTAAAACCATGCTTTCTGTACTTAGGTAATTTTCCTGAAGATTCTGATATACCAGTGAAAAAATTGACTCAATTATGGATAGCAGAAGGTTTTATATCTGCATCACATGAGACAATGGAGGATGCAGCATACGGCTATTTAACTGAGCTGGTAGAAAGATGTGTGGTACAAATTGGGGAACAGGGTTCAGTTAGAAAGATTAAATCTTGTCATCTGCATGATCTCATGCGAGACATGTGCTTAGAAAAGGCGAAAGAGGAGAACTTTCTCCAGAACGTCAATTTTTCACATCAAAACAGGacctctgtttcttcttccaTGGTAACCAATGCTACAGCAACGGTTAAAGTTCGAAGACTTGCAATTTATTTGAATAGTAATGTTGATGAATTGGTTCCATTGAGGAACCACAAAGACAGCCACCTTCGGTCTCTACTGTACTTTGCCCCAGTAAATTGCATTCTCAAAGATGAGAAGTTGGTAGGATCGTTGGTTAAGAACTTCAGATTGCTTCGAGTTTTGAAGTTTGAAGGTATGGTAACATCAGGAGAACTGCCGAATGAGATTGGCAACATGGTCCACTTAAGATTTTTGAGTTTGTGGTGTACTCAGGTAACAAGGCTTCCATCCTCCCTAGGTAAATTGATATGTTTGCAAACTCTCAATTTAAAGTTCTGTGATTGTAATGTAATTCCAAATGTGATTTGGAAGATGGAACAACTGAGGCATTTGTATTTACCCTCGTACTGGACCTCACATCCAACATTTGGAAGATGGAACAAC ACTTTAGATCGTGTTTCAAGTCTCTGTTCTGACCTGACTGATCTCTCTGAATTAAGAAACCTGAGGAAACTGGGGATACGAGTGACAACCAGCTTGGAAAAGTTGGAGGAAATTTTGAAATCTATAAGCAGCACACTTGATGGCATTCGATCTCTCCATGTTTTCAGTTGGCTTGGAACTAATAGTGGTACAGAGGTTACACAAATAGTGTCGAGTTGTCGTCATATATACAAGTTGGTTTTGAATGGGCGAACTGTAGAGTTGCCAAACGATCTTCATGACTTTCCAAACCTCACAAAGATAACATTGGTTCACTGTGATCTCAAGGACAACCAAATGGCTGTGCTAGAGAAGCTGCCAAACCTTAAAACTCTTTGCCTGATGGAGGAGACTTTCGAGTACAAGAACACAAAGACACTTGTTTTCTCCAAAGGTGGCTTTCCTCATCTTGAATGTCTCTCACTTATTTGCATACGAGAAGCAGAGGACTTGGAGGTGGAAGAAGGGGCCATGCCTAGGCTCCGCCGTTTGTACATAACACGTTGCCGCAAATTGAAGACAATTCCAGATGGGCTGAGATATGTTACTAGCCTCAAGAAACTAACCGTAGCAATGCCTAGATCATTCGTTAGCAGGCTTCAAGTTGGAGGAGAGGATTACTATAAAATCGAGCACGTGCCTTCTGTTGTACTTACGAGTTATGACTAG